The following coding sequences are from one Salvia hispanica cultivar TCC Black 2014 chromosome 3, UniMelb_Shisp_WGS_1.0, whole genome shotgun sequence window:
- the LOC125215909 gene encoding probable WRKY transcription factor 65 has translation MNNNRFSSTHFATELKINSSMAKDLKITAKLRRTAIRKRVMSVPIKDIQRLRLKGDHASAPPSDSWAWRKYGQKPIKGSPYPRGYYRCSSSKGCPARKQVERSSADPNMLIVTYSCDHTHPPPSSRSIHHRDAPISISEEEEDELGENENSMDLGHSNQFHEFNLENRFGENLIHGGEFGWLTDFESRSDRILETPILMEERGNTEKEMAVIFGLREEEEEEDLFAGLGELPECSTVFRHGMAELRRRRLATTGCAGP, from the exons ATGAACAATAACAGATTCAGCAGCACCCATTTTGCTACAGAACTGAAGATCAACTCATCCATGGCTAAAGATCTCAAGATCACTGCTAAGCTACG GCGCACGGCTATAAGGAAACGAGTGATGTCGGTCCCGATCAAGGACATCCAGCGGCTGCGGCTCAAAGGCGACCACGCCAGCGCTCCGCCCTCGGATTCGTGGGCGTGGCGGAAATACGGCCAAAAGCCGATCAAAGGCTCCCCATATCCCAG GGGCTATTACAGATGCAGCAGCTCCAAGGGCTGCCCTGCGAGGAAACAGGTGGAGAGAAGCAGCGCAGATCCAAACATGCTGATCGTCACCTACTCCTGCGACCACACCCATCCGCCGCCATCCTCTCGCAGCATCCACCACCGCGATGCGccaatttcaatttctgaagaggaggaggatgaATTGGGGGAAAACGAAAATTCGATGGATCTAGGTCATAGTAATCAGTTTCACGAGTTCAATTTGGAGAATCGATTTGGGGAGAATTTGATTCATGGCGGTGAATTTGGTTGGTTGACCGATTTCGAGTCGAGATCTGATAGGATTCTCGAGACTCCGATTCTGATGGAGGAGAGAGGGAATACGGAGAAAGAAATGGCTGTAATTTTCGGCCtgagagaggaggaggaagaagaggatcTGTTTGCGGGGCTCGGGGAGCTGCCGGAGTGCTCGACGGTGTTCCGCCATGGGATGGCGGAGCTGCGGCGGCGGAGATTGGCGACCACCGGTTGTGCGGGGCCTTAG
- the LOC125211620 gene encoding E3 ubiquitin-protein ligase MARCHF8-like, which produces MDHELREINQRGDQFGSDEESNSSHSEAANSNEIGDSNAKSKIEAESKCPSHVIDVKCDGFSGDNQRVCRICHLNAKESGKNSVELTELGCGCKGELGVAHLHCAEAWFRVRGNRMCEICGETAKNISGVGDIRFMEEWSESQTREVESGPSGGGRRCLSGQPLCNFLMACLVIAFVLPWFFRVNML; this is translated from the exons ATGGATCACGAGCTGCGAGAGATCAATCAGAGAGGCGATCAATTCGGATCCGATGAGGAATCGAATTCAAGCCATTCTGAGGCTGCGAATTCCAATGAAATTGGTGATTCAAATGCGAAATCGAAAATTGAAGCGGAGAGCAAATGCCCTTCCCATGTAATCGACGTGAAATGCGATGGATTTTCAGGGGATAATCAGAGAGTGTGTAGAATATGCCATTTGAATGCGAAGGAGAGTGGGAAGAATTCGGTAGAGTTGACTGAGCTTGGATGTGGATGCAAAGGGGAGCTCGGTGTTGCTCATTTGCATTGCGCCGAGGCTTGGTTTAGAGTCAGAGGAAATAG AATGTGTGAGATATGCGGTGAGACTGCAAAGAACATTAGCGGTGTGGGGGACATCCGGTTCATGGAGGAATGGAGCGAGTCTCAAACTAGGGAGGTGGAGTCTGGCCCATCAGGTGGGGGCAGAAGGTGCTTGAGCGGGCAGCCGTTGTGCAACTTCTTGATGGCGTGTCTGGTAATAGCGTTCGTCCTCCCATGGTTTTTCCGTGTAAATATGTTGTGA
- the LOC125212880 gene encoding 2S sulfur-rich seed storage protein 1-like, which produces MANAAAILILLIASAAAASASTQTTTMFKDEKCKREFQEMTQWQCVMWIASEPFGDAIAPNRRYLPEEHLFSCCEHLKSLSSDCRCDAVWEMMMEYTGYGDIACALGEQCGLECSLTCPGYRRGPALA; this is translated from the coding sequence ATGGCCAACGCAGCCGCTATCCTCATCCTCCTCATCGCCAGCGCTGCCGCCGCCAGCGCCTCAACCCAGACGACGACGATGTTCAAGGACGAGAAGTGCAAGAGGGAGTTTCAGGAGATGACGCAGTGGCAGTGCGTGATGTGGATCGCCAGCGAGCCCTTCGGAGACGCCATTGCGCCCAACCGCCGCTACCTGCCGGAGGAGCACCTCTTCAGCTGCTGCGAGCACCTCAAGAGCCTCAGCTCCGACTGCCGCTGCGACGCCGTTTGGGAGATGATGATGGAGTACACCGGCTACGGAGACATCGCCTGCGCCCTCGGGGAGCAGTGCGGCCTCGAATGCTCCCTCACCTGCCCCGGCTACCGCCGTGGCCCCGCCCTCGCAtg